In Bacteroidota bacterium, the genomic stretch CGTAAAGCAAAAAAATGGCAGACCCGAGGCGATCGGGCCTGCCGGCGCACGTGGCGTACCAGTAGCCACGCGCGGAGAATTTGCACGGGGCGCTAGAGCAGTCCAGCAATCTTGCTGCGGATTTCCGGGCGAGACTCGCCCGTGCGCTCGTGCACGAGGTTCACCATCTTCTGCAGGCTACCTCGCGTCCGTTTCAGATTGCGGTTGCTGAACTCGGTGTCGCCCCAGACACCCTTGATCTGATCGCGAAGGGTGCGCCAGTTCTCATTCATTGCTGCGGTAGCCATGGGTCACGTGTAGTCTGTTTAATGCAATAGCGGATTATAGAATGGTAGAAAGCACGCTTTGTTTCATTTTATTTCGACCCTGCCCGATCCAGCTTTCTTTTTGACGCTGCTTGGGCACGATAGCCGCAATAACTACGGCCCACCAAAACGCCCAGGGCTCGCGTGAACCCTGGGCGTTGTAGACAGCATTCGTGGGCGCCATTGCGCAAAGGCACGGCAGCGCTAGAGCACGGCATTCATCTTCTGCATGATGACCATGCGGTCCTCGCCAGTCTTCTCATGGATGAGGTTGACCATCTTGCCGAGGTTGCCGCGCGCTTTCTTGAGGTCGGTATCGTCAATTTCACCCCAAACAGCTTGGATCTGGGCCTTGACGCGCTGCCAGTTCTGCTCCATGCGGGCCTTACTCATAAGAATCGTGTGAGTTGGTGAGGCAAAAATGCCGACGCAAATGTCTGGGAGGACCGCTAGTCGGCTCGGGTGGGGCGGTTTGCCCTGACAATATACTGGACTGTTTTCAGAATGCTCCGGAACCCAAGGCCCGTCTCACGCGCATAACGCGGTTTTTTATCGAACGGAAGAGGAACTTGCCCGTCTCTTTTGTCCTGCGTCGTCTATCAGAATCCGGCTTACTTGGCGATTTTCGGCGGAAACTGAAAGTTGAGGACAACGGTAGGGCACGCCGCACACCCCTCACTCAAGACACCTCCCTTCACTCTCTCTTCGTTCCCATTTCGAAACGTTCAAGTCTCTCGCTGTCCGCCTGATGACGACGCTCTCGTCCCGCTCTGCCCAACCCAATTCAGCGTCCCAGCCTCGTCGCGTGGCGGTGCTCGGCGGGGGCGTGAGCGGCTTGGCAGCAGCGCTCCGTCTGGCCGACGAGGGCCATCGCCCTACCGTATACGAGGCGCGGTCAGCCCCCGGCGGTGTGATCCAAACCCTCCGCCGCCACGGCTACCAGGTCGATGTCGGTGCCAACTCGATGCAGGGTAAGCCGCCACTCGTGGCCGACCTGGTGGAGCGCCTGGACTTAAGCGACGAGATCGTGGAGCCGGGGCCTTCCGCCCAGAACCGCTACATCGTACGGAACGGCACGCCCATCGCGGCCCCGCTGAAGCCACCCCGGCTGGCTACTACGAAGCTGCTCTCGCGTCGTGCCAAGGCTCGCTTGCTTGCCGAGCCGCTTGTACGAAAGCAAGATCCCCTCGACGAAAGCGTGGCCGAGTTCGTGCGACGTCGTCTAGGCCGCGAAGTGCTGGACTATGCCGTCGACCCGTTCATCGGCGGCATCTTCGCCGGCGACCCAGCCCAGCTCTCGCTGCGCCATGCGTTTCCCAGACTTCACGGCCTGGAGCAGTCGCACGGCTCGCTCTTTCGGGGGATGGCCTCCGCACACAAGGCATCGTCGCGGTCGTCCGTGAACGCAGACGAGAGACACCTGCCGCGCTCCTTCTCGTTTCGGAGCGGCATGCAGGCGTTACCCGACGCGCTCGCAGCGGCCTTACCAAACGATTGCATCCGCTACGAACGCCGCGTGTCGGGACTCGACCGCGACGAGCAAGGCTGGTCCGTGTCAACAACGGCCGGGAGCGAAACGTTTGCGGAGCGCTTCGACGCGGTCGTCTGCACACTGCCGCTGCACCGCCTCAGCAACCTCGCGTGGCCTCACAGTGCGGACATCACGCCCCTTGCCGCCGTCACCTACGCGCCCATCGCCCTCGTTGCACTCGGCTTTCGCCGGGAGGATGTCACGCACCCACTCGACGGCTTTGGCGTGCTGGTGCCGAGCGCAGAGCGGTTCGACCTGCTGGGCGCGCTGTTCTCGTCGTCGCTCTTTCCCAACCGCGCGCCGGACGGCCACATCTTGCTGACGTGCTTCGTCGGCGGCATGCGGCAGCCTGCACTTGCTGCTGAGTCTACTGAGGCGCTGCTGCCCCGGCTCCGTCGCGACCTCGCGGCGCTCCTCGGCGTGCGTGCCGCTCCGGTGTTCGTCGAGCGCTTTTCCTGGACGCACGCCATCCCGCAATACCACCTCGGGTACGACGGCGTGCTGGACGCACTTACCAAACTCGAAGCGCGGCATCCTGGCCTGCAGTTTGCAGGCAACTACCGCCACGGCGTGTCCGTCGGCGATGCGCTGGCTTCGGGCTGGCGTGCAGCCGAAGCATGGATCGCCTAACCTCATCGTTTCTGCCCCGATCTGGTGTTTTTGAAGCGTTAAAGCATCACAGCCGCCCGTCTTGCTCGCGTCTGCGACGATGCTATCTTCTGCGCCGACCCGGAGTGTAAACGCTTACATCCCTCCTGATACCCCCATCCGTACAAGGACTCACATGGCCTCGACTTCGCTGCCAAACGTCGCCTACTTCTGCATGGAGTACGGCCTCTCTGACCAGCTCAAGACCTACTCGGGCGGCCTCGGCATCCTCGCCGGGGACCACCTCAAAGGCGCCAAAGACAGCAACCTCCCGATCATCGGCATCGGCATCAAGTGGAAGCACGGCTACGGCCGCCAGGTGCTCCAGGACGACAACTCGCAGGAGTATGTCTTCCCGGACTACGACTACAGCTTCCTTAAGGACACCGGCGTCGAGGTGACCGTCCCCGTCGCGGGCACCGACATCCGCGCCAAGGTCTGGCTCTGCGACACCTTCGGCACCGTCCCGCTCTACCTCCTCGACACCGACGTCGAAGGCAACCCGGAGCCGCTGCTCACGGGCGTCCTCTACGGTGGTAGCCCAGACGCCCGCGTCGCCCAGGAGATGATCCTCGGCATCGGCGGCGTCCGCGCCATCCGCGCACTCGGCCTCGACATCGACCTCTACCACTTCAACGAGGGCCACGCGCTCCTCGCCGCCTTCGAGCTCATCCGCGAGAAGATGGACAAGGGCGCGAGCTACGACGAGGCCGTCGCCGAGACGAAAGCCGAAGTCGTCTTCACGACGCACACGCCGGTCCTTGCGGGCAACGAGGTGCACCCCATCGACCGCCTGGTCCGCCTCGGTGCCGACCTCGGCCTCGGCGCCGACAAGCTCGAAGCGCTCGGCGGCAACCCGTTCGGCATGACCGTCGGCGGCCTCAAGCTCGCCTCCAAGGCCAACGGTGTGGCGCAGCTCCACGGCGTGACCGCCAACCAGATGTGGAGCCACGTCGAGGGCCGCCCGCACATCCACGCGATCACGAACGGCATCCACCGCCCGACCTGGGTCGACGACCGCATGCTCGACGCCGCCGCCGCTGACGACCTCGACGGCCTTTGGGACGCGCACCAGGACAACAAGCGTGCGCTCATCAACCTCATCGAGAGCCGTGTGGGCGTCACGCTCGACGCGAACAAGCTGCTCATCGGCTTCGCCCGCCGCGCGGTGACCTACAAGCGCGCTAACCTGATCTTCAACGACCTGGAGCGTATCGGCCCGGCGCTGGAGAGCGGCCAGATCCAGCTCGTCTTCTCCGGCAAGGCACACCCGCAGGACAAGGGCGGCCAGGCCCTCGTCTCGGAGTTGATCGCGATGACGAAGACGTATCCGAACTCGGTCGTCTACCTCCCGAACTACGACATGGAGATCGGCGCGGCGCTCACGCGCGGCGTGGATGTGTGGCTCAACAACCCACGTCGTCCGAAGGAGGCCAGCGGCACGAGCGGCATGAAGTCCGCCATGAACGGCGTGCTCAACTGCTCAATCCTCGACGGCTGGTGGCCCGAGGCCTGCGACCACGGCGTCAACGGCTGGCAGATCGGCGACGGCTTCGAGAGCCCCGAGCCAGCCATCCAGGACGCGCACGACGTTGAGTCGCTCTACAAGGTGGTGCTCGGTGAGGTCGTCCCGACCTACTACGACGCCCGCCCGCAGTGGAAGCAGATGATGCACAACAGCATCCAGTCCACGCGCGAGGAGTTCTCGATCAAGCGCATGCTCGAACACTACGTCGAGCAGCTCTACCTCCCGGCTGTGGCGGAGACGGCGTAACCGCCTTCCCAACGTCCAAGCCCAAGGGCGGCTCCACCAAGTGTGGGGTCGCCCTTTTTGCTGCGATGAGGCAGGAGCGCCGTCCCGTTCAAAGGCGCTGCGTTCTATCTTTCCAAGAACGTCCACGTAGCCACTCTCCCCCCATGGCCGCACATCCCTGGTGGCACTCCGCCGTCGTCTATCAGATCTACCCCCGCTCGTTCCAGGACGCCAACGGCGACGGCGTCGGCGACCTCCCCGGCATCACCGAGCGCCTCGACTACCTCGCAGGCACACTCGGCGTCGACACGGTCTGGCTCTCGCCGTTCTACCGCTCGCCGATGGCCGACTTCGGCTATGACGTGGCCGACTACACCGACGTGGACCCGATCTTCGGCACGCTCGACGACTTCGACCGGATGGCGGCGCGGGCGAAAGAACTCGGGCTGAAGCTCATCGTCGACTTCGTTCCGAACCACTCATCGGAGAAGCACGCGTGGTTCAAGGCGGCGCGGTCGTCGAAGGACGATCCGAAGCGCGACTGGTACGTCTGGCACGACCCCGCTCCCGACGGTGGCCCGCCGAACAACTGGCTCAGCATCTTCGGTGGCTCCGCGTGGGAGCTCGACGAGGCGACGGGGCAGTACTACCTCCACAGTTTCCTCCGCGAGCAGCCCGACCTCAACTGGCGCAACCTCGAGCTTAAGGCGGCCATGTTCGACGCGCTGCGCTTCTGGATGGACCGCGGCGTAGACGGCTTCCGCATCGATGTGGCGCACTACATCATGAAGGACCCCGCGATGCGGGACAACCCGCTCGCGACCGAGGTGGCCGACTACCACAAGTCGCTCGGGGAGTACGACTCGCAGGTCCACCTTTATGACAAGGGCCACGAGGACGTGCACGGCGTCTTCCGCGAGATCCGCTCGCTCGTGGATACGCACGACGCCCCGACATTCGGTAGAGCAGAGCGCGTGACGATTGGCGAGATTCACGAGTACGACCGCGCCGCGTGGGTGCGCTACTTCGGCGGCAACGCTACGCCCGGCGTGCTCGACGAGCTGCACATGCCGTTTAACTTCGCCCTGCTCAACGCCGACTGGACGGCCGCGAGCATCCGTGCCTCCGTCGATGACCTCGAAGCGGCACTGCCGGAGGGCGCGTGGCCGAACTACGTAGTCAGCAACCATGACGAGAAGCGCATCCGCAGCCGCGTGGGTGCCGCACAGGCCCGCATCGCAGCGATGCTGCTCCTCACGCTCCGCGGCTCGCCGACGCTCTACTACGGCGACGAACTCGGCATGCCGGAGGTAGACGTGCCCGAGGAAAAGCTGCAGGACCCGTGGGGCTTCCGCAGCCTCCCCGAGCTGAGCCGCGACGGCTGCCGCACCCCAATGGCCTGGGACGACAGCCCTAGCGCCGGCTTCTCCGACGCCCCCCCCGACGACCTCTGGCTCCCGCTCCACGACGACCACGCGTCCATCAACGTAGACGCCGAGCTAGACGACCCCGACTCGATGCTCAACCTCTACCGCCGCCTTCTCGTGCTGCGCAAGGAGACGCCCGCGCTCCAGGTCGGCAGCTACACGCCCAGCGACGACGTGCCTGACGACGTGTTCGCCTACGTCCGCGAGCACGACGGCACTGACGGTCACGAGAGGCCGCGCGTATTCGTCGCCCTCAACTTCTCGCCCGAGATGCAGGAAGTGGCTGTGCCCGACGGCTTCACGGGCCACGTCCTCGCCTCCACGCAGCGCGAGCGCGAAAGCCGCACGTTCACCGGCACCCTCCACCTCGGCGCCAACGAGGGCGTGGTGCTCGGCTGATGTTCGATGGGACGATTGAGACAGTGTCCCCCCCTTGTCATCCTGAGCGAGCGGAGCGAGTTGAAGGATCTCCGACCGCCTGGATGCTCTGACCACGACTTGGAAGCTGAAGCGCAGATCCTTCGACTCCGCCCTGCGGGCTGCGCTCAGGATGACATCGCTCAATTATGACCCGTCTGCTCTCCCCCGTCTTCCTCGCCCATTTCCTCCTTGCGCTCTTCCTCGCCATTCCGGCATTCGCGCAGGTGCCGCGCTTCGACATGCCCGAGAGCGGGCTGATGCTGGAGCGGCAGACCGAGGCGGGGACGTTCGGCTTCTTCAGCGTGCTCGGCCGCCGCGCGGGCGCGTTCGGCTACGAGGGCAAGCCGTTCGAGGTGTGGACGTATCCGCAGCAGATCGTCAGCGAGGTGCAGTTCGACGTCGCCATCGACGACTACCCGATCCCGATTGACGGCCTCGCGACGATGGAGCGCACGGAGGTGCGCCCCGAGGCGACGACGTTCGTCTACACGCACGCCGCGTTCACCATCCGACAGACGCTCTTCGCGCCGATTGACGAGCCCGCCGTCGTGATGCTGCTCGACATCGACACGGTGCGCCCGCTCACGCTCTCGGTGTCGTTCCGTCCCGACCTAGCGCTCATGTGGCCCGCCGGGCTGATGACCGGCTTCTCCGGCTTCGACGCGGCGCAGGGGCGCTACTTCGTCGGCGAGGAGACGCAGCGGTTCTACGGCATCATCGGCAGCCCCGGCGCGGTGGACGTGTCGCAGCAGCCCTACCAGGAGGAGCCTGCCGACCTCCCTACGCGCTTCGAGCTGCGCGTGACGCCGGAGGACGCACGTGCCGGCCTCATCCCGATCATTTTCACGGGCAGCACTACCGGCCGCGCCGACGCGGAGGCGGTCTATGATCAGCTTCTCGCCGATGTCCCCGGTGCCTACGCGGAGACCGTGCAGCACTACGCCGACCTCGAAGCGAACACGCTGACCCTCGACACGCCCGATGACCGGCTCGACGAGGCGTTTGCCTGGGCAAAGGTCGGCATCGACAAGGGGCTCGCGACCAACCCGACGATCCTAGACCTCGAATCGGACGTGCTGGCCCCGGACGCACGCACCGAGGACACGGGCTTCGTGGCGGGCTTCCGCACGGCGGGCAACTCCGAGCGCCCCGGCTTCGCATGGTTCTTCGGCCGCGACGCCCTCTGGACGGCCCTCGCCACCACCGCCTACGGCGATTTCGAGACGACCAAGACCGCGCTCGACTTCCTCCAGCAGTTCCAGCGTGCCGACGGCAAAATCCCGCACGAGATCAGCCAGAGCGCGACGTTCCTGACGTGGTTCGAGGACTACCCCTACCCGTGGGCCAGCGCCGACGCGACACCGCTCTACCTCATCGTCCTCGCCGACCTCTGGCGCGCAACGGGCGACGATGCGTTTCTCCGCAAGCACTGGGACTCGGCCAAGGCCGCCTACGCGTTCTCCGAGGGCACCGACCGCGACGGCAACGACCTCCTGGACAACACGGGCGTGGGACACGGCTGGGTCGAGGGCGGCCTGCTCTACCCGCCGCACGAGGAGCTCTACATGCAAGGCCTCTGGATCGAAGCCTCCGAGAGCCTCGCCGAGATAGCCGACGCGTTGGGCGAAGGCGATCTGGCTGAGCAGGCGCGGGCCAACGCCGAACGCACCCGCGCGGCCTCCGAAGCGAAATACTGGCTCGCAGACGAGGGCTTCTACGCCGTCACGACGCACTTCCCCGACGCAACGAATCTGATCCCCGACGAGGGCGCGCAGGCGGGCACGGCGCTCTCGCAGGGCGGCATCGCCACAGAGCAAGATGCCGTTGTAATGCCCGAGAACACCGCGATGCAGGGCGTGCCCTTCTGGTGGGCTACGCTCGACCACGACCGCGCGCAGCGGGCGCTTGACGCGCTCGGCAGCGGACACGTCGCCACTGACTGGGGCGCGCGCATCCTGGACGCGCAGAGCGAGCGCTACGACCCGCTCTCGTACCACAACGGCTCCGTGTGGCCGCTCTTCACTGGCTGGGTATCCATGGGCGGCTACAGCTACGCGCGCCCGCACGTCGGCTACCAGGGCCTCATGGCGAGCGCGCTGCTCACGCGGCAGGACGCGCTCGGCTACGTCACCGAGCTCCTCTCCGGCGACTTCAACACGGCGTTCGGCCGCAGCAGCCACCTCCAAGTCTGGAGCGAGGCGATGGTCGCCACGCCCGCCGTCACCGGCATGCTCGGCCTCGACGCTACCGCCGACGGCTCCACGCTCCGCTTCGCGCCGCAGTTGCCCCACGACTGGGACCGCCTCGCGCTCACCAACGCCGCCGTGGGCGACGCGCGCTTCGCCATCACGATGCAGCGCTACGACGATGCGACTTCGTTCGTGTTCGTCCACGACACGGGCAGCGGCAGCACCACACTCGACTTCGCCCCCGCCTTCCCTCTCGACGCCATCGTGGAAGGCCTCCTCGTGAACGGCGAGTTCCTCGAAAGCGACCTTGTCACCGAGGGCGATGTGCAGCGCGTTGTGGCGTCGATTCCCCTCGGGGACCGCACCGAGATCACGGTGGCGACGGACAGCGGGACCGGCGCTTACGTGCGCCACGAACCTGCCGACTCCGGTGCGCGCAGCATGGGCCTGCGCATCCTCCGCGACCGGGCCGAGGACGGGGCGCTCAACCTGCTCCTCGAAGGCGTCGGCGGCGAGACGTACGCTTTCGGTATCCGCTCGCCCCGCACGGTCATCGGTGCCGACGGCGTGGCCGTGCGCGAGACTGAGGCTCGGCACTACGAAGCCACCATCAGCTTCGAGGGCACAGGCCCCGACTACGTGCGCCGCGCGGTGTCCCTACCGCTCGGCGACTGAGCAGACCGCTCATCGTCGCCATGGCCTTCTGGAAGGGCTTTCACTTGGCGAAACAACCTGGAAGCCGTATCGTCTCGGCAGGGGCGGACGTGCTACGACGCTGACGCACGTCCACTTCGGTTGCTTCGACCACCATCCTGCAGGTCTGCCATGCGTACCTCGTTGTTTTCCGCCCTCCTCGTTGCCCTAGTGGGCGTGCTTTGGACGGGCTGCGTCGTAACCGACGCCACTACTGAGGGCACGACCCCAGGCTCGGGTGAAGCGCACAACCCCGACCGCGTCGATGCCGAGGATCTGGAAGGGCGCCCGATCGCGCGGGTCGAAGAGATGCTGCGCGGGCAGATTGCGGGCGTCCGCGTGACCGAGTCCGGAGGCAACCTCGTGATCCGGATTCGCGGGGGCAGCTCGTCGCTCTACAGCAGCTCCGACCCGCTCTTCATCCTGGACGGCATGCCGATTCGGCCGTCGTCGGCGGGCGCACTCACCGGTGTCAACCCGCGGGACGTAGCCTCGATTGAGGTCCTCAAGAACGCCTCCGACACGGCGATGTACGGGGCGCGCGGGGCCAACGGCGTGATCCTGATCACGACCAAGCGTGCAGGACCCAGCTCGGGCACCTGAGCCGTGTTGATCGCTGTTGCTCGATGACCGTCCACGCCTACCTGCTCCTCAGCTGCGGCCTGCTCGCCCTAGCCCTGGCTAGTAGCGGCTGCGAGACTTCCCTTGACCCGTTCGAGGAGACCGATGTCCGGTTCTCCGTGTTCGGCTACCTGGACGTGTCGGCGGACACCCAGTTCGTGCGCGTCAGCGAACTCCGTGAGTCGATCTTTCTCACAGACGAGCTGGACGCCGTCGTCGTGCTGGAGGAGGTAAGCGGGGCTACCAGGACCGAGTTGCGCGACTCGCTGCTGACCTTCACCTCGGGCACTCGGGTACACGCACCATGGACGGCCGTCCCCATTGCGCCGTCGTCGACGTACCGGCTCTCGGTGACGGCCTCCGATGGCTCCAGCGCGAGCGCTACGATCCAAACGCCAGCACCATCGCCAGAGCCATTTCTCAACGCCGGAGTCACAGAGGCGTCGAACGCGATGAACCCGCCCAACCTGCAGGCAATCTCAATCCCGGGCGTGGAGAAGCTGGCCGACCTCCGCATCGAGTATGTGCTGGCGGAGACGGGTTCGCGCGTCACTGTTTCCTACCTCGATCAAGTGCGGCGTGACCCCAACGGCGTTCTCCAACTTGGCTTCGATGCCTACGCCGACGTCCAGCAACAGGTCACAGGCGGCACCGCTGGCTTCTGTCCTAGCCTGGAGAGTGCAGCAGTGTTCATCGCCACAACCACCGACGCCTGGCCGGACTTCGCGCTCATCGACCTCGAACGGCTGGTCCTTCCCGGGACGGTCTCCAACGTGGAAGGAGGACTGGGCTTCGTCGGGGGCGTCGCGACGCAGCGCCGACCGTGGCTGGCGCTGACGCTGGCCTTCTCGATCAACCAAGCCAGTTGCCAACTCTAAGGCGCCTTCGGCTTGCCGCCCTCCGCTCTCCATCCTACCTTCAGGCTCGCTTTTCTCCCCCTGCTTCCATGCCCGTGCGCCTTTTCGCGATCGTCCTCTCGGCCGTGCTGCTTGTCGGGTGCGAGGAGAGCTTCGACCCCTTCGAAGACGCAGAAGCTCGGTTCTCGATCCAGGGGTATTTGGACGTCTCGGCCGACACGCAATACGTCCGCGTGAGCGAACTGCAGCAGTCCGCGTTCGCCGACCCTGAGGTCAACGCGACCATTACGCTAGACGACCTGAACCAGGGCACTTCGGTCACGCTACGCGACTCCGTTTTCACCTACGAGAACGGTGCGCGGCTCCACAACTTCTGGACGGCTGCTCCGATCGCGGCGAGCACGTCCTACCGGATTACAGCCGCTGCACCTGATGGAGCGTCGGCGTCCGCTACGTTCCGAACGCCGAACGAGATTCCCGCGCCCGAGCTAGAGTCCGGCATCTCATTGGCCTCCTCGCCCGACAACCCGCCGATGTCGCAGGCCCTCACCATCTTCGAGGTCGACAAAGTCGCGGACCTTCAGATACGTTACGAGCTAGCCAACCCGAACACGACGCTCCAGCTGAGCTATACGGACCAGCTCACGCGGGCGCCGAACGGACGCCTGACCCTCGCCTTCAACGCCTACGCCGATGTCCAGGAAGCCCTGACCGGCTCGGTTGGAACCGTCTGTCCCGGTCTTCGGCGTGCGGAGATTGTGCTGGCCACCACCACCAGCGAGTGGCCCGACTTCCAGCTGTTCGACATCGAGGAACTCGTGCTGCCGTCGTCCGAAACGAACAACGTGGAAGGAGGGCTCGGCTTCGTAGGTGGAATTTTGACTTTAGGAACGGAGTGGGACGCGCTGCGCGGCGTGTTCTCGCTGAACCAAGCGGGGTGCAATGGCTGATCGGGTGTCTGACCCAGCGTCTAGGCTACGCCTGCCCGTGCTCGTGGCGCTCCTCGTAGCGACCTTCGCGACCACGGTGCAGGCCCAACCCATTACCAACTCGGTGCGAGGCTTCGTCACCGACGAGGAAAACGGCCTTGCCCTGCCGGGGGCAACCGTCGGGCTCTTCAGCCTCGCGAACCCGAACGCGACGCCGACGCAAACGGTGACCGACGGCGACGGCGTGTTCCAGCTCGTGGGTCGGTTCGCAGGCCGCTACACCCTCCGCGTGTCGTTCGTTGGCTACGAGACGAGCATCGACACGCTGTTGTTGGGGCAGCAGTCCTTTGTCAATGTCACCGTGGCGCTTGTACCCGGCCAGACGCTGGGCGAGGTGCAGGTCGAGGCCGACGGCGGCGCAGCGTCCGTCGAGGCGGGCCGTCAGTCGATTCGCCCGCAAGACCTCGCCCGCATTCCGACGCCGGACCTGTCCGGTGACCTCGCCAGCTACCTCCAGGCGCTGCCGAGCGTCGTGGCCGTCGGTGACCGAGGCGGCGGCCTCTACGTGCGAGGCGGGACGCCGCCGCAAAACCTCGTGCTGATGGACGGCGCTCTCGTCTACCAGCCCTTTCACATCGTCGGCTTCTTCTCCGCCTTCCCTGAAGACCTCGTCGCCAATACCGAGTTCTACGCGGGCGGCTTCGGCGCGCGCTACTCGGGACGCATCGCCTCGGTGCTCGACGTGACCATGCGCGAGGGCAACTACCAGCGCTTCGCGGGGTCGGGGTCGGCCAGCCCGTTCCTGCTCTCCGCTCAGGCCGAGGGACCGATCACGCCAGGCGTCCTGTCCGTCATCGGCTCGGTCCGGGCCTCCGTGATCGAGCAGACGGGCTCGCTCTACGGCGAAGACCTGCCCCTCCGCTTCGGCGACGTATACGTCAAGCTCACCCGCGCCGAAGCCGAGACGGGCCGCTGCAGCCTCACGGGCCTCTACACCTTCGACGAGGGCCAAGTCGACCCGCGCGACCCCGACGGCGATGTCTTCGGCTGGAACAACGCGGCTCTGGGCGGACGCTGCGTGCTGCTTCCGCGCAACGTCCCCTACGAGTTCGAGACGAGCGCCAGCGTGTCGTATGTCAGCAACTCAGTCGGGACTTCGGCCCGCCCGGAACGCGAGTCGTCGGCGCTCCTCTTCAACGCCGAGGCGCACCTGACGCACCTCCGCCCGCGCCTGCGCCTCAGCGGCGGCCTCTTCACCCGCACAGACGACCTCAACTACCGGCTCGGCGGCCAGTTCGTCGGTATCTCAGCCGACGAGAAGCGCCTGCTCGCCTCGGGCGGATACGTTGAAGCCGAATGGCAAGCGAGCTATGGCCTTACGCTGCAGCCCGGCCTCAACATCACGACCTTCTACGGCGACTACCCGGCGAGCCTGGAGCCTCGAATCCGGATGAACTGGCAGCCCTGGGGCGTCGACGGACCGACGCAGATCAGCGGGGCGGCCGGCGTCTACCGCCAGACGGTCAACGGCATCAGCGACGAGCGGGACGCCGGTTCGGTGTTTCTGGCTTGGCTCCCCAATCCGCTTGCGGAAGAGCAGGACCCGGACAACGCGATCAACGTGTCGGACGAGCCGGCCGAGGCCCTGCACGCCATGGTTGGGATTCAGCAGCAGATTGGGCCCTTCAAGCTAGTAGCTGAAGGCTATGGCAAGCGCCTGCGCAACCTGGCCGTGCCCATCTGGAGCGCCCTCGCGCGCTTCACGACCAGCCTCACGCCCGCCGAGGGCACCGTCTATGGCATCGACGCCCGCCTGGAGTGGCAGCGCGGCCCGTTCTACGCCTTCGTCGGTTACGGCCTCGCCGAGACGGAGTACACCATCCAGCAAGCCCCGCTCTCGGGCGACGGGCCAGTCGGCCCTCAGACCTACAACCCGCCGCACGACCGCCGCCACCAAGTCAACGCGCTCGCGAGCCTCGAACTTGGCGGGTTTGAAGCGAGCGTTCGCTGGCAGTACGGCTCCGGCCTCCCCTTCACGCGCCCATTTGGCTTCGACACGTACGTCCCCTTCTTCCCACTGCCCGACGTCACGGAGACGTTCGGCATCCCGCGCGTGCTCTACCGCGAGCCGTTCAACGGCCGCCTCCCCGCCTACCACCGCCTCGACGTGTCGGTGTCACGCACCTTCGAGTTCGGCCCCGGCGATCTGAGCGTCCAGGTCGGTGCGATCAACGTGTACGACCGCGCGAACCTGTTCTACTTCGACATCTTCACGGTGCGGCGCGTGGACCAGCTCCCGCTGCTCCCATTCCTGGGCGTGAAATACGAACTCGGCAACTAGCTCGCCGCCCGTTCTCTCGCTTGTTCGAAAAAGGCGTCGCTGCCGAGCAGGATCGCGACGAGGCCCTGGTCGAGGGCCTGCCGTCCCGTCTCGATGAACACAGCCGTGGGCAGGTCCTGCATGAGAAGGACCGCCACGCGTGCCGTGCCGTCC encodes the following:
- a CDS encoding amylo-alpha-1,6-glucosidase produces the protein MTRLLSPVFLAHFLLALFLAIPAFAQVPRFDMPESGLMLERQTEAGTFGFFSVLGRRAGAFGYEGKPFEVWTYPQQIVSEVQFDVAIDDYPIPIDGLATMERTEVRPEATTFVYTHAAFTIRQTLFAPIDEPAVVMLLDIDTVRPLTLSVSFRPDLALMWPAGLMTGFSGFDAAQGRYFVGEETQRFYGIIGSPGAVDVSQQPYQEEPADLPTRFELRVTPEDARAGLIPIIFTGSTTGRADAEAVYDQLLADVPGAYAETVQHYADLEANTLTLDTPDDRLDEAFAWAKVGIDKGLATNPTILDLESDVLAPDARTEDTGFVAGFRTAGNSERPGFAWFFGRDALWTALATTAYGDFETTKTALDFLQQFQRADGKIPHEISQSATFLTWFEDYPYPWASADATPLYLIVLADLWRATGDDAFLRKHWDSAKAAYAFSEGTDRDGNDLLDNTGVGHGWVEGGLLYPPHEELYMQGLWIEASESLAEIADALGEGDLAEQARANAERTRAASEAKYWLADEGFYAVTTHFPDATNLIPDEGAQAGTALSQGGIATEQDAVVMPENTAMQGVPFWWATLDHDRAQRALDALGSGHVATDWGARILDAQSERYDPLSYHNGSVWPLFTGWVSMGGYSYARPHVGYQGLMASALLTRQDALGYVTELLSGDFNTAFGRSSHLQVWSEAMVATPAVTGMLGLDATADGSTLRFAPQLPHDWDRLALTNAAVGDARFAITMQRYDDATSFVFVHDTGSGSTTLDFAPAFPLDAIVEGLLVNGEFLESDLVTEGDVQRVVASIPLGDRTEITVATDSGTGAYVRHEPADSGARSMGLRILRDRAEDGALNLLLEGVGGETYAFGIRSPRTVIGADGVAVRETEARHYEATISFEGTGPDYVRRAVSLPLGD
- a CDS encoding TonB-dependent receptor plug domain-containing protein is translated as MRTSLFSALLVALVGVLWTGCVVTDATTEGTTPGSGEAHNPDRVDAEDLEGRPIARVEEMLRGQIAGVRVTESGGNLVIRIRGGSSSLYSSSDPLFILDGMPIRPSSAGALTGVNPRDVASIEVLKNASDTAMYGARGANGVILITTKRAGPSSGT
- a CDS encoding TonB-dependent receptor; translated protein: MALLVATFATTVQAQPITNSVRGFVTDEENGLALPGATVGLFSLANPNATPTQTVTDGDGVFQLVGRFAGRYTLRVSFVGYETSIDTLLLGQQSFVNVTVALVPGQTLGEVQVEADGGAASVEAGRQSIRPQDLARIPTPDLSGDLASYLQALPSVVAVGDRGGGLYVRGGTPPQNLVLMDGALVYQPFHIVGFFSAFPEDLVANTEFYAGGFGARYSGRIASVLDVTMREGNYQRFAGSGSASPFLLSAQAEGPITPGVLSVIGSVRASVIEQTGSLYGEDLPLRFGDVYVKLTRAEAETGRCSLTGLYTFDEGQVDPRDPDGDVFGWNNAALGGRCVLLPRNVPYEFETSASVSYVSNSVGTSARPERESSALLFNAEAHLTHLRPRLRLSGGLFTRTDDLNYRLGGQFVGISADEKRLLASGGYVEAEWQASYGLTLQPGLNITTFYGDYPASLEPRIRMNWQPWGVDGPTQISGAAGVYRQTVNGISDERDAGSVFLAWLPNPLAEEQDPDNAINVSDEPAEALHAMVGIQQQIGPFKLVAEGYGKRLRNLAVPIWSALARFTTSLTPAEGTVYGIDARLEWQRGPFYAFVGYGLAETEYTIQQAPLSGDGPVGPQTYNPPHDRRHQVNALASLELGGFEASVRWQYGSGLPFTRPFGFDTYVPFFPLPDVTETFGIPRVLYREPFNGRLPAYHRLDVSVSRTFEFGPGDLSVQVGAINVYDRANLFYFDIFTVRRVDQLPLLPFLGVKYELGN